In Myxococcus stipitatus, the genomic window TTCGTGGACGAGCAAGCTCTGGGACATGAAGAAGGGCACCTATCGCCCGGTCGTCATCGGCCCACGCCAGCGCGCGCGGCTCCTGTGCCTCGCTCCGGACGAAGGGGTGTTGCTCCTCCAGGAGGACCACCGCGACGTCGTCCTCGTCGACCTGTCCTGCCCGGGGCGGGAGGTGAGGCTGGTCGCGAGCGCCTTCACCTGGGCCGTCGCGCTCTCGGCGGATGGCGGCCTGGTCGCGACCGGCGACATCGAGGGCCATGTCCGGGTCTGGAGTCGCGATGGGGCGCTCCTGGCCACGCTGGACGGACACCTGGAGGGAATCACCGCCCTGGCCTTCTCGCGGGACGGCGCGTGGCTGGCGTCGGGGAGCGCCGACGCCACCGTCCTCGTCTGGCCCCGGAGCGCGTGGCGGACTCAGCCCAACGTCGTCTCCGCCGTGACGATGCCGTCCTCGTCGGCGTAGAGGAACAGGCCGGGCCGGAAGGTGACCCCCGCGAAGCGGACCTCGACGTCGCGCTGGCCCTCGTTGCGCTTGCCGCTCTTGAGGGGGTGGGTTCCCAAGGCCTTCACGCCCACGTCGGTGCGGCCCACCTCGACCGAGTCGCGGATGCAGCCGTTGACCACGATGCCCGCCCAGCCGTTGCGCTGGGCGAGCAGGGCGAGCTGGTCTCCCACCAGCGCGCAGCGCCGGCTGCCGCCGCCGTCCACCACGAGGACGCGGCCCTGCCCGGGCTCCTCCAGGGCCTTGCGCACCAGGGAGTTGTCCTCCGGGGCCCGGACGGTGCTGATGGGGCCGGAGAAGGTCCGGAGCCCGCCGTAGTCGTGGAAGCCGGGCTCCGCCACCTGGAACCCGGGGCTGGCCGAGTGGCTGTCACACAGGTCCGCCGTCTTGAAGGCCATGGGAGAGCTCCGCGAGGCCGCCCAGGGAGCGGGCGGGGGGCCGGTATGTCTCGGGCCCGTGTCGCATGAAACGTCGTCCCGGGTGGGATTTTCCAGGGAGACGCTCCGAGGGGGCGGCGCGGCGTGTCCATAATGCGATGCCGACGGGTCGGAGTAGGGGCGGGCATGGACGCGGGTGAGACAATGCGAGGGAGTCGTCGCCCCGCGTGTTATGCAGCCCTCCATGAATCACGCTCACAGCCAGGCCCTGTTCGCCCGAGCGCAAGCGCGCATCCCGGGCGGAGTGAACTCCCCGGTGCGTGCCTTCCGTGGCGTCGGTGGCGACCCCGTCTTCTTCCGCGAAGGCGCGGGCGCGTGGCTCACCGACGTGGACGGCAACCGCTACGTCGACCTCGTGGGGAGCTGGGGGCCGCTCATCCTCGGTCATGCCTACCCGCCCATCCTCGAGGCCATCATCGAGGCCGCCCGGCGGGGCACGTCCTACGGGGCGCCGCACGCGGACGAGGTGGAGTTCGCCGAGCTCATCTGCGGCATCATGCCGGCGGTGGAGATGGTGCGGCTGGTGTCCAGCGGCACCGAGGCCACGGTGGCGGCCATCCGCGTGGCGCGCGGCTTCACCGGCCGCGAGCACATCCTCAAGTTCGAGGGCTGCTTCCACGGCGCGGGTGACCCGTTCCTGGTCAAGGCGGGCAGCGGCGTGGAGACGCTGGGGCTGCCGGATTCGCCGGGCGTGCCGGCCGCGATGGCGAAGCTGACGCTCACCGCGCCCTTCAACGACCTGGAGGCGGTGGAGCGCATCTTCCAGGAGAAGGGCCAGGACATCGCCTGCGCCATCATCGAGCCGGTGGTGGGCAACATGGGCGTGCTGGTGCCGAAGCCCGGCTATCTCCAGGGGCTCCAGGCGCTGTGCCAGAAGCACGGCGTGCTGCTGGTGCTGGACGAGGTGATGACGGGCTTCCGGCTGGCGCGCGGTGGCGCGCAGGAGCTGTACGGCCTGAAGCCGGACCTGACCACGATGGCGAAGGTGATTGGCGGCGGCATGCCGCTGGGCGCCTACGGTGGCCGCGCGGACATCATGCGCAAGGTGGCGCCGGCCGGGCCGGTGTACCAGTCCGGCACGTTGTCGGGGAACCCGGTGGCGGTGGCCGCGGGCATGGCGTGCGTGAAGGCGCTGGCGGCGCCGGGGACGTATGCGCGGCTGGAGCAGGTGAGCCGCATGCTGGAGGAGGGCTTCCTCGCCGAGGCGAAGGCCGCGGGCGTGCCCGTCACGGTGAACCGCGTGGGCAGCATGCTGACGGTGTTCTTCACGGACAAGCCGGTGTTCGACTACACGAGCGCGAAGACGTCCGACACGGCGCGCTTCGGTCGTTTCTTCCACGCCATGCTGGACGCGGGCGTGTACCTGCCGCCGAGCCAGTTCGAAGCGGCCTTCGTCTCGCTGGCCATCGGCGAGGCGGAGGTGGCGCACGTGCTCGGGGCGGCGAGAAAGGCCTTCCGCTCGCTTGGCCAGACCGGTTGAGCCGGAGCCCCTGGCGGGGCCCGTCCGCTTCGGACCCTACACCCTGGCGCGGCGTATCGGCGCCGGGGGGATGGGGGAGGTCTTCCTCGCGCGCGAGGAGGCCCCGCGTCGCGCGTGCGTGGTGAAGAAGGTCCTCCCGCAGCTCATGGCGAGCCCGCAGTTCGTGGGCCGCTTCCGGGACGAGGCCCGCGTGGTGGTGCGGTTGCAGCACCCGAACATCGCGCGCGTCTACGCGATGGGCGAGGAGGAGGGGCAGCTCTACCTCGCGATGGAGTACGTGCAGGGCAAGACGCTCAGCCGGCTCACGTATCGCCTGCGGCAGCTGGGCAAGATGATGCCGCTGGGCATCCTGCTGCACCTGGGCGAGCGGCTGTGCGAGGGCCTGGCGTACGCGCACGACGCGACGGACGAGGAGGGGCACCCGTTGCACCTGGTGCATCGGGACCTGTCCCCGGCGAACATCTGCCTGAGCTACGCGGGTGAGGTGAAGGTCATCGACTTCGGCGCGGCGCAGTCCACGCTGAAGGAGCAGCAGACCGCGCCCCGGGTGGTGATTGGGAACCTGACGTACATGTCGCCGGAGCAGGCGCGCAAGCGCTTCGTGGACCGGCGGGCGGACCTGTACGCGGTGGGCGCGCTGCTGTGGGAGCTGTCGGCGTGGAAGCCGTTGTCGCAGCGCGGGGACCCGGTGGAGCGCTGGCGGCGCGCGGCGTATCCGCAGTGGGAGCCGGCGGGGCGGTATCGCCAGGGCCTGCCCACGAGCGTGGATGCGTTCCTGGTGCGGGCGCTCGCGTCGGAGCCGGGGGACCGCTTCCCGGACGCGGCGGCGATGGGGGCGGAGCTGGCGCGGCTGAAGGCGAAGCTGGCGCCGGGCGTGGGGGACGCGGACGTCGCGCGGCTGATGGCGTTGGTGTTCCCTCGCGAGAAGAAGGCGGAGGAGGCGCTCCTGCGGGAGCTGCTGCGCGAGGAGGGGCGAGCGAGGACGGATCCCCAGCTCGCGGCGGCGCTCGTGCCCCCCACCGCGTTGGCGTTCGAGCACAGCGCGGTGATTACGCCGGACGACTTCATCGCGTCCGAGCGCGCGCAGGTGGGGCCTCCGCCGGGTGGGACCGACAGCACGCCCACGCAGGCGATGTCGGCCGGGCAGGTCCAGGCGCGCATCACGCCGAGCGCGGGAGACGACAGCGCGGCGACCCAGGCGCTCTCCGCCGAGCAGCTGCGCGCGCGGGTGGGGCACGGCGCTGACGCGACGCGGGCTCCGGCCTCCGGGGTTCTTCGCGCTCCGGAGCCTGATGCGCCGACGCTGGCGCTGTCCGCCGAGCAGCTGCGCGCGCGCCTGGGGGCGTCCGATGATGAGCCCACGCGCACGGCGGTGGATGGTCGGGGGCAGGGTGGTGCGCGGGATGGCGAGGACTCCACCGTCGTCGAGGCCACGCGGAGTGGCGGGGGCACGGGCGGTCCTGGGGAAGAAGACATCACGCGCACCGAGGTCCCGGAGGGCGCGCGGTCCGCGAAGCGCGCGGAGGGCACGCAGGCGCCGGTCGCCAGCTCGCGTCCTCCGGTGACTGGGAGCGCGTTCCTCTCGAGTGAAGACGAGCCCACCGCGGTGGACGACCCGAGGAAACTTCGTGCTCCTGCGCTGGGGGCGAGCGAGGTCACTCGGGGCTCGGGTGATGACGAGTCGACGGCGGTGGAGTCACACGTCTCCTCGGTCCGAGTCGTGGCGCCATCGTCTGGTCTGGATGACGACGAGTCGACGGCCGTGGGGCCACGCCCTGATGGAGACCCGAGGCATGTGGAAGCGCCATCGTCTGGTCTCGGTGACGACGAGTCGACGGCGGTGGAACCTCGTGCCGTCGCCGCGCGAACCGCGGCACCTCCATCCGCTGGCTGGGCAGACGACGAATCGACAGCGGTAGGGCCACGCACCGCATCGCCTCGTGTCGCGGCATCTCAGTCCCCCGGACTGGGGGACGACGAGTCGACGGCGGTGGGGCCACGCACCGCATCGCCTCGTGCAGGGGCGCTTCCGTCGCCCGGTCCTGGCGACGACGAAACCACGGCGGTGGATTCTCCGCTCCGGAGAGGTCGTACCAGCGACCACGACGCCTCGCCGCCTCTGGGCGCTGACGGGAGCCCCGCGGGCACCACGCGCTACGGCGCGCAACACGTGGAATCACGGCCGAAGCCTCCACCGGACGAGACCGAGGCGCTCGACGCGGCGAAGGTGCTCGTCGCCATCGCGGAGGCCACCGTGCGTCCCTCGGGCGCCAAGGAGTCGCTCTACCCCGGTCCGGCGGAGAGCACGGTGACGCCGACGATGGAGGGCACTCGCTACGCCACCTCGCGACGTGTCCCCCGCGAGACGCAGGTGGGCTTCGGCGTCGACATCTCCCAGACGGTGGACACCGCCGCCATCGAGGCGAAGCGGTTGGAGCTGGTCCGCGCCATCACCGGCGATGACGAGCTCCCCGTCGCCGAGCCCCCGCGCACGGGCTCCTGGCTCCAGGGGCCACGCCTCTGGCTCGCCGCCGCGCTCTTCGCGGGGGCGTGCCTGCTGGGCCTGAGCGTCGTCTGGTGGCTGTGGCGCTGACGCGTCGACGCCGGTCCGTCCGACTGTCGACCCGTGAATCCTACGGAGCCACCGTCGCGAGGCGGGCGGCGGGGAGCGGGTCCAATGGCAGATACAGACGGAAGCACGTGCCATGGCCCGGCTGCGAGTCCAGCGTCAGGCGCCCCTGGTGCGATTCGACGATTCGCTTCACCACGGCGAGCCCCAGGCCCGTGCCCTTGGCCTTGGTGGTGAAGAAGGGCTCGAAGATGCGCGCCCGCACCTCGGCGGAGATGCCCGGGCCGGTGTCGCTGAACTCCACCTGCACCTCGTGCGCGCCCTCCGCCCGTCGCACCGTCGCGCGCAGCCGCCCGCCCTGGGGCATGGCCTGCACCGCGTTGATGGCCAGGTTGAGGAAGGCCTGTCGCATCATCCGCTCGTCCACCATGACGGGGGGGACGCTGTCCTCCAGCTCCAGCTCCACGTGGACCGCGCCCGGGGACTCCGCCAGGGCGCCGCGCACCGCGTCCTCCACCAGCGGCGTCAGGGGGACCGGGTACGGGTGGGGCGCGGGCGGGCGCGCGAAGGTGAGCAGGTCCGCGACGATGCGATTGAGCCGGTCCGCCTCCTCCGCGACGATGTCCACCAGCGGCTCCGCCGGACTCCCCGGCCCCATGATGCGGCGGATGGAGGCCACCGAGTTGAAGATGGCGCCCAGGGGGTTTCGCACCTCGTGGGCGACCACGGCGGACAGCTCCCCGAGGGCCGCCAGCCGCTCCCGCCGCACCAACTGCTCCTGGGTCCGGGCCAGCTCGACGTAGCTGTCCTTCAGGTCCTCCACCAGTCGCGCGCCCTCCAGGGCCAGCGCGAGCTGGCTGGCGATGGCGCTCGCCCTTTCGATTTCCGCGGGGGTGAAGTGGCGCGTGCGGCGCGTCTCCGTGGCGACCATCACCCCCACGGGACGCTCGTGGACGACCAGCGGCAGCGCGAGGAAGGCGAGCGCGTGGGCCTGCTCCCGCAGCGACTGGTCCACGCGGACGTCCGTGACGGCGTCCTCCACCACGACCAGCTCCCGCGTGAGGAACGCCAGCCCGGTGGCCGAGGCGTCGGCGAGCCCGGCGGGCAGGCTCTGTCCGAGCAGCTCCGGGTGGTTGCCGCTCACCGCGCGAATCTCCAACCACTCGCCCGTCGCGTCGGGCATGAGGACATACGCGTCCGGCGTGTCGACGATGCGCGCCAGGCTGGTGACGCCCGTGTTCAGCAGCTTGTCCAGCTCCAGCGTGGCGGCCAGGGCCTTGGCCACCTCGTGCAGGAGCGCGAGGTCCTCCGCGCGCCCGCGCAGCTCGCGCAGGAGCCGGTGCGTCTCGATGGCCGCCGCGAAGTGGCTGCCCATCGCCTGGAGCGTCTCGCGCTCCAGCGGCGTGAGGTCGCGGTGCTCGCGGAACAGGACGCTGAGCGTGCCCACGCCGCGCGAGCGCACCCGCAGCGGGACGATGACCACGGTGTGGAAGCCCTGGCGCAGCAGCTCCGCGCCGAGCACCCCCGGGCACTGCCGCGTGTCCACCACCAGCGGCGCGCCCTCCTGCTGGGCCCGCGAGCACAGCCCCCCCGCGAGCCACAGCCGCGCGAAGCGCCGGGTGTCCTCGTCCTCCAGGTCCACGCCGCTGGCGTAGGCCAGCTCCATCTCGCTCTCGATGGGCAGCAGGATGGCCACCGCGTCGCAGGCCACCAGCCCGACGATTTCGTCCGTGCCGGGGCCGAAGAAGGCCCGGGGGTGCGGGGCCGACGCAGCCTCCGACGCGAGCCGGTTGAGCGCGGCCAGCGCGGTGTTCTGCGCCGACAGCCGGGAGATGGTGAGCGCCGCGTCCAGCGCGGCGGAGATTTGCGCGCCGAACAGGCGCACCGGCGCCAGCTCCTCCTCGCGCAGCCAGTCGCCCGCCAGCGCCAGCATCGCCCGGGGACGCCCCTCCACGTCGATGCGCACGGCGATGGTGTGGAAGGGCCCCGCACGCTGGAGCGCGCCCCGCACGCTGTCGGCGTGCTCGCCCTCCAGGAAGTGGAACGACTCCTGGGACAGGTCCTCCGAATACGCCGAGCCCTCCTTCCAGGCCCGCGACAACAGGGACGGCCAGCGCCCCACGATGTCCCGCACCCACCGGCCGCTCAACGCTCGAGCGTCGGGAGGCACCAGCCCACT contains:
- the rraA gene encoding ribonuclease E activity regulator RraA: MAFKTADLCDSHSASPGFQVAEPGFHDYGGLRTFSGPISTVRAPEDNSLVRKALEEPGQGRVLVVDGGGSRRCALVGDQLALLAQRNGWAGIVVNGCIRDSVEVGRTDVGVKALGTHPLKSGKRNEGQRDVEVRFAGVTFRPGLFLYADEDGIVTAETTLG
- the hemL gene encoding glutamate-1-semialdehyde 2,1-aminomutase; this translates as MNHAHSQALFARAQARIPGGVNSPVRAFRGVGGDPVFFREGAGAWLTDVDGNRYVDLVGSWGPLILGHAYPPILEAIIEAARRGTSYGAPHADEVEFAELICGIMPAVEMVRLVSSGTEATVAAIRVARGFTGREHILKFEGCFHGAGDPFLVKAGSGVETLGLPDSPGVPAAMAKLTLTAPFNDLEAVERIFQEKGQDIACAIIEPVVGNMGVLVPKPGYLQGLQALCQKHGVLLVLDEVMTGFRLARGGAQELYGLKPDLTTMAKVIGGGMPLGAYGGRADIMRKVAPAGPVYQSGTLSGNPVAVAAGMACVKALAAPGTYARLEQVSRMLEEGFLAEAKAAGVPVTVNRVGSMLTVFFTDKPVFDYTSAKTSDTARFGRFFHAMLDAGVYLPPSQFEAAFVSLAIGEAEVAHVLGAARKAFRSLGQTG
- a CDS encoding serine/threonine protein kinase — its product is MARPVEPEPLAGPVRFGPYTLARRIGAGGMGEVFLAREEAPRRACVVKKVLPQLMASPQFVGRFRDEARVVVRLQHPNIARVYAMGEEEGQLYLAMEYVQGKTLSRLTYRLRQLGKMMPLGILLHLGERLCEGLAYAHDATDEEGHPLHLVHRDLSPANICLSYAGEVKVIDFGAAQSTLKEQQTAPRVVIGNLTYMSPEQARKRFVDRRADLYAVGALLWELSAWKPLSQRGDPVERWRRAAYPQWEPAGRYRQGLPTSVDAFLVRALASEPGDRFPDAAAMGAELARLKAKLAPGVGDADVARLMALVFPREKKAEEALLRELLREEGRARTDPQLAAALVPPTALAFEHSAVITPDDFIASERAQVGPPPGGTDSTPTQAMSAGQVQARITPSAGDDSAATQALSAEQLRARVGHGADATRAPASGVLRAPEPDAPTLALSAEQLRARLGASDDEPTRTAVDGRGQGGARDGEDSTVVEATRSGGGTGGPGEEDITRTEVPEGARSAKRAEGTQAPVASSRPPVTGSAFLSSEDEPTAVDDPRKLRAPALGASEVTRGSGDDESTAVESHVSSVRVVAPSSGLDDDESTAVGPRPDGDPRHVEAPSSGLGDDESTAVEPRAVAARTAAPPSAGWADDESTAVGPRTASPRVAASQSPGLGDDESTAVGPRTASPRAGALPSPGPGDDETTAVDSPLRRGRTSDHDASPPLGADGSPAGTTRYGAQHVESRPKPPPDETEALDAAKVLVAIAEATVRPSGAKESLYPGPAESTVTPTMEGTRYATSRRVPRETQVGFGVDISQTVDTAAIEAKRLELVRAITGDDELPVAEPPRTGSWLQGPRLWLAAALFAGACLLGLSVVWWLWR
- a CDS encoding GAF domain-containing protein, with product MSVGVCVIRERRFVYVNDALGTLVGHPRETLVGRPATLLLAESSVAEMTERHSRRMRGEPVSSTYETALRTANGERHVEMTIIPSGADWVALVRDVTSRSQRRGVLQRLAELGAGLPALRTEGEVLRRMFSGLEELGLAFAWLSPEGAGVRLGQTFVPSGLVPPDARALSGRWVRDIVGRWPSLLSRAWKEGSAYSEDLSQESFHFLEGEHADSVRGALQRAGPFHTIAVRIDVEGRPRAMLALAGDWLREEELAPVRLFGAQISAALDAALTISRLSAQNTALAALNRLASEAASAPHPRAFFGPGTDEIVGLVACDAVAILLPIESEMELAYASGVDLEDEDTRRFARLWLAGGLCSRAQQEGAPLVVDTRQCPGVLGAELLRQGFHTVVIVPLRVRSRGVGTLSVLFREHRDLTPLERETLQAMGSHFAAAIETHRLLRELRGRAEDLALLHEVAKALAATLELDKLLNTGVTSLARIVDTPDAYVLMPDATGEWLEIRAVSGNHPELLGQSLPAGLADASATGLAFLTRELVVVEDAVTDVRVDQSLREQAHALAFLALPLVVHERPVGVMVATETRRTRHFTPAEIERASAIASQLALALEGARLVEDLKDSYVELARTQEQLVRRERLAALGELSAVVAHEVRNPLGAIFNSVASIRRIMGPGSPAEPLVDIVAEEADRLNRIVADLLTFARPPAPHPYPVPLTPLVEDAVRGALAESPGAVHVELELEDSVPPVMVDERMMRQAFLNLAINAVQAMPQGGRLRATVRRAEGAHEVQVEFSDTGPGISAEVRARIFEPFFTTKAKGTGLGLAVVKRIVESHQGRLTLDSQPGHGTCFRLYLPLDPLPAARLATVAP